A part of Micromonospora chersina genomic DNA contains:
- a CDS encoding LLM class flavin-dependent oxidoreductase, with translation MSDHGHELAFGGFLTPSAGRPEQVVARAKLCEQVGLDLVTFQDHPYQPGFLDTWTLMSFVAAATSRITLAGNVLNLPLRQPVVLARSVASLDLLTGGRVELGLGAGAFWEAIEAVGGRRLSPGAAVDALDEAIRVIREVWDTDRRGMVRVEGEHYRVVGAKRGPAPAHPAEIWVGAYKPRMLRLVGRAADGWLPSLAYLPKGPAELPALNAVIDEGAAEAGRDPGAVRRLLNVTGTFSRSPAGFLDGPPEQWVEELAGLALDHGIATFILGSDEPRAVQLFAQEVAPAVRELVAAERTTPGSRARAVEEQQAAVEAGGSTALAVSPTPDPGVRLSARRLWDESTRPAAPPPPAGHVYTARGQAVGQHLVDVHDHLRQELAQVRDLLEQVTRGAVAPDAARAVLNEMTMRQNNWTLGAYCAAYCTAVTQHHGLEDASIFPHLRSADAGLAAVLDRLEEEHVVIHGVVESVDRALVDLIRQPGDFTELQAAVDLLTDTLLSHLSYEEREIVEPLARHGFFAGQL, from the coding sequence ATGAGCGACCACGGACACGAGCTGGCCTTCGGCGGCTTCCTCACCCCCTCGGCCGGGCGGCCGGAGCAGGTGGTGGCGCGCGCGAAGCTCTGCGAGCAGGTCGGCCTGGACCTGGTCACCTTCCAGGACCACCCCTACCAGCCGGGGTTCCTGGACACCTGGACGCTGATGTCGTTCGTGGCCGCCGCCACCAGCCGCATCACCCTCGCGGGGAACGTGCTCAACCTGCCGCTGCGGCAACCCGTGGTGCTCGCCCGCAGCGTGGCCAGCCTGGACCTGCTCACCGGCGGCCGGGTCGAGCTGGGCCTCGGCGCCGGCGCCTTCTGGGAGGCCATCGAGGCGGTCGGCGGCCGGCGGCTCTCCCCCGGCGCTGCCGTGGACGCCCTCGACGAGGCGATCCGCGTGATCCGCGAGGTCTGGGACACCGATCGGCGCGGCATGGTCCGCGTCGAGGGCGAGCACTACCGGGTGGTCGGCGCGAAGCGCGGCCCGGCGCCGGCGCACCCGGCGGAGATCTGGGTGGGCGCGTACAAGCCGCGGATGCTGCGGCTGGTCGGCCGCGCGGCGGACGGCTGGCTGCCGTCGCTGGCGTACCTGCCGAAGGGGCCGGCGGAGCTGCCGGCGCTGAACGCGGTTATCGACGAAGGCGCCGCGGAGGCCGGCCGGGACCCCGGCGCCGTGCGCCGCCTGCTCAACGTCACCGGCACCTTCTCCCGGTCGCCGGCCGGCTTCCTGGACGGCCCCCCGGAGCAGTGGGTGGAGGAGCTGGCCGGGCTCGCCCTGGACCACGGCATCGCCACCTTCATCCTGGGCAGCGACGAGCCGCGGGCCGTCCAGCTCTTCGCCCAGGAGGTGGCGCCCGCCGTCCGCGAGCTGGTCGCCGCCGAGCGGACCACGCCGGGCAGCCGCGCCCGCGCCGTCGAGGAGCAGCAGGCCGCCGTCGAGGCCGGCGGGTCGACAGCGCTGGCGGTCTCCCCCACCCCCGATCCGGGGGTACGGCTCAGCGCGCGCCGGCTCTGGGACGAGTCCACCCGGCCCGCGGCGCCGCCACCGCCGGCCGGGCACGTGTACACGGCCCGGGGGCAGGCCGTCGGGCAGCACCTCGTGGACGTGCACGACCACCTGCGCCAGGAGCTCGCCCAGGTGCGTGACCTGCTCGAACAGGTCACGCGCGGCGCGGTCGCCCCGGACGCCGCCCGGGCCGTGCTGAACGAGATGACCATGCGGCAGAACAACTGGACGCTCGGGGCGTACTGCGCGGCGTACTGCACGGCGGTGACGCAGCACCACGGCCTGGAGGACGCCTCGATCTTCCCGCACCTGCGGAGCGCCGACGCCGGGTTGGCGGCGGTGCTGGACCGCCTCGAGGAGGAACACGTGGTGATCCACGGCGTGGTGGAGAGCGTCGACCGGGCACTCGTGGACCTCATCCGGCAACCGGGCGACTTCACCGAACTCCAGGCGGCCGTGGACCTGCTCACCGACACCCTGCTGTCGCACCTGTCGTACGAGGAGCGGGAGATCGTCGAGCCGCTCGCCCGGCACGGCTTCTTCGCCGGCCAGCTCTGA
- a CDS encoding glycoside hydrolase family 3 protein, whose product MIRHHHRPRPLALALLLVAVTALAAPAPATAAGLPYQDPTLPVATRVADLLARMTLDEKLGQMTQAERGSVTASDLTTYRLGSVLSGGGSAPTPNTATSWADMYDGFQRAALATPLGIPMIYGVDAVHGHNNVYGATIFPHNIGLGATRDPALVQQIGQAVAEEITGTGVDWNFAPCLCVARNDRWGRTYESFGETPDLPSSLSTLVTGLQGTTLGGPTSVLATAKHYVGDGGTTGGDDQGDTQLSEADLRAIHLPPFQAAVQRGVGSVMISYSSWNGVKLHGHRYLITDVLKGELGFSGFVVSDWNGIDQIDGASGFTAAEVSAAVNAGIDMVMVPTAWKTFLSTLRAEVQNGHVPMSRIDDANRRILTKKFELGLFERPYTDRSRTSTVGGAAHRALARQAVRQSQVLLKNDGGVLPLARDNNKIFVAGKNADNIGNQSGGWTISWQGSSGAVTPGTTILQGIRAAAGPTTTVTYNQRGTGIDRTYRAAIAVVGETPYAEGQGDRTGSMSLDRDDLRTITTLRNSGVPVIVVLVSGRPLDVAAELPRWNALLASWLPGTEGGGVADVLFGGYAPTGKLPMTWMNSVSQQPINAGDGQVPLFPQGYGLTY is encoded by the coding sequence GTGATCCGTCACCACCACCGCCCCCGTCCGCTCGCCCTCGCCCTCCTGCTCGTCGCGGTCACCGCCCTGGCCGCGCCCGCCCCGGCCACCGCGGCCGGCCTGCCGTACCAGGACCCGACGCTGCCCGTCGCCACCCGCGTCGCCGACCTGCTCGCCCGGATGACCCTCGACGAGAAGCTCGGCCAGATGACCCAGGCGGAGCGCGGCTCGGTCACCGCGAGCGACCTCACCACGTACCGGCTCGGCTCGGTCCTCTCGGGCGGCGGCTCCGCGCCCACGCCGAACACCGCCACGTCCTGGGCCGACATGTACGACGGCTTCCAGCGCGCCGCCCTGGCCACCCCGCTCGGCATCCCGATGATCTACGGCGTCGACGCCGTGCACGGGCACAACAACGTGTACGGGGCGACCATCTTCCCGCACAACATCGGCCTCGGTGCGACGCGTGACCCGGCGCTGGTCCAGCAGATCGGCCAGGCCGTCGCCGAGGAGATCACCGGCACCGGTGTGGACTGGAACTTCGCCCCCTGCCTCTGCGTGGCCCGCAACGACCGGTGGGGCCGCACCTACGAGTCGTTCGGGGAGACGCCGGACCTGCCGTCGAGCCTGTCCACCCTGGTCACCGGCCTCCAGGGCACCACCCTGGGCGGGCCCACGTCGGTGCTCGCCACCGCCAAGCACTACGTGGGCGACGGCGGCACCACCGGCGGCGACGACCAGGGCGACACCCAGCTCAGCGAGGCCGACCTGCGGGCCATCCACCTGCCGCCGTTCCAGGCCGCGGTGCAGCGCGGCGTGGGCTCGGTGATGATCTCCTACAGCAGCTGGAACGGGGTGAAGCTGCACGGCCACCGCTACCTGATCACCGACGTCCTGAAGGGGGAGTTGGGCTTCTCCGGCTTCGTGGTGTCCGACTGGAACGGCATCGACCAGATCGACGGCGCCAGCGGGTTCACGGCCGCCGAGGTGAGCGCCGCCGTCAACGCCGGCATCGACATGGTGATGGTGCCGACGGCCTGGAAGACCTTCCTCAGCACGCTGCGGGCCGAGGTACAGAACGGGCATGTGCCGATGAGCCGGATCGACGACGCCAACCGGCGGATCCTCACGAAGAAGTTCGAGCTGGGCCTCTTCGAGCGGCCGTACACCGACCGGAGCAGGACCTCGACGGTGGGCGGCGCGGCGCACCGCGCGCTGGCCCGCCAGGCCGTGCGGCAGTCCCAGGTGCTGCTCAAGAACGACGGCGGCGTGCTCCCGCTGGCCCGGGACAACAACAAGATCTTCGTGGCCGGGAAGAACGCCGACAACATCGGCAACCAGAGCGGCGGGTGGACCATCTCCTGGCAGGGCTCGTCCGGCGCCGTCACGCCCGGCACCACCATCCTCCAGGGCATCCGGGCGGCCGCCGGTCCGACCACGACTGTCACGTACAACCAGCGCGGCACCGGCATCGACAGGACCTACCGGGCGGCGATCGCGGTGGTCGGCGAGACACCGTACGCCGAGGGCCAGGGCGACCGCACCGGCAGCATGAGCCTGGACCGCGACGACCTGCGTACCATCACGACGCTGCGCAACTCGGGCGTGCCGGTGATCGTGGTGCTGGTCAGCGGCCGGCCGCTGGACGTGGCCGCCGAGCTGCCACGGTGGAACGCGCTGCTGGCGTCCTGGCTGCCCGGCACCGAGGGCGGCGGCGTGGCCGACGTCCTCTTCGGCGGGTACGCGCCGACCGGCAAACTGCCGATGACCTGGATGAACTCGGTCAGCCAGCAGCCCATCAACGCGGGCGACGGTCAGGTCCCGCTCTTCCCGCAGGGATACGGCCTGACCTACTGA
- a CDS encoding transglycosylase family protein → MASEHVARHRRTAQRRTAVGALVVGAATGAAALLGPAAPASAAGVNWDAVAQCESGGNWHINTGNGYYGGLQFSRSTWNGYGGQKYASRADLASRSEQIAIAEKVLDGQGIGAWPVCGKKGGSTKRYASKDSGSTKSAKKATTERKSRADRPTVRSERRGTPGTSGAGSYVVRSGDTLSEIADAKNVAGGWQALYERNKDVVGANPGLIFPGQKLRLR, encoded by the coding sequence ATGGCAAGTGAACACGTCGCCCGTCACCGACGGACCGCGCAGCGTCGCACCGCCGTCGGGGCGCTCGTCGTCGGCGCCGCCACCGGCGCCGCCGCCCTTCTCGGCCCGGCCGCCCCGGCCAGCGCCGCCGGCGTCAACTGGGACGCCGTCGCCCAGTGCGAGTCCGGCGGCAACTGGCACATCAACACCGGCAACGGCTACTACGGCGGGCTCCAGTTCTCCCGGAGCACCTGGAACGGCTACGGCGGCCAGAAGTACGCCAGCCGCGCCGACCTGGCCAGCCGCAGCGAGCAGATCGCCATCGCCGAGAAGGTCCTCGACGGGCAGGGCATCGGCGCCTGGCCGGTCTGCGGCAAGAAGGGCGGCTCCACCAAGAGGTACGCCAGCAAGGACTCGGGCTCGACGAAGTCCGCCAAGAAGGCCACCACGGAGCGGAAGTCGCGCGCCGACCGGCCGACCGTCCGAAGCGAGCGGCGTGGCACGCCGGGCACGAGCGGCGCCGGCAGCTACGTCGTCCGGTCCGGAGACACCCTCTCCGAGATCGCCGACGCGAAGAACGTGGCCGGCGGTTGGCAGGCCCTCTACGAGCGCAACAAGGACGTGGTGGGCGCGAACCCCGGCCTGATCTTCCCGGGCCAGAAGCTGCGCCTGCGCTGA
- a CDS encoding YbaB/EbfC family nucleoid-associated protein, producing the protein MTNDPFSAAASLDELLTRTQQALSAMRSRAAEHPDGAPGELLRAEGAAAGGRVRAVAVQGGRLESVTVDPALAGESVEALCGHLVSAVNAALTELDARVSASAQADVDALAARLGGLPEQSARDMERFGRAMEGVAARIRRDGAGSGAARPA; encoded by the coding sequence ATGACCAACGACCCGTTCTCCGCGGCCGCGAGCCTCGACGAGCTGCTGACCAGGACCCAACAGGCGCTCTCCGCGATGCGGTCCCGGGCCGCCGAGCACCCCGACGGCGCGCCGGGCGAGCTGCTCCGGGCCGAGGGCGCCGCGGCCGGCGGCCGGGTCCGTGCCGTCGCCGTCCAGGGTGGCCGGCTGGAGTCCGTCACCGTCGACCCCGCGTTGGCCGGGGAGTCCGTCGAGGCCCTCTGCGGGCACCTGGTGTCGGCCGTGAACGCCGCCCTCACCGAGCTGGACGCCCGGGTCAGCGCCTCGGCCCAGGCGGACGTGGACGCCCTCGCCGCGCGGCTCGGCGGCCTGCCCGAGCAGTCCGCGCGGGACATGGAGCGATTCGGTCGGGCCATGGAGGGCGTCGCGGCCCGGATCCGCCGCGACGGCGCCGGCTCCGGCGCGGCCCGCCCGGCCTGA